The Myroides fluvii region CTGAGAATTGATACGTAACGGGCTGGTCTGGGGTGAGATATATTGTTCCATTGGCAGGGACCATGGCTGCGTAGTAGTTGGCCAACCAACTAATGCCGCGATTTACAGATCCGCGAATTACAATCTCGGCTACTTGCTTTTCCTCATTATAATATAACCCCCATTGATTGGTTAATCCCATTTCAGGTGAGCGATAGATGTTTGTGTAATGGGTGAGTTGATACAGCGTATCGGCCGCATACGGTTTTTGAATATCTTGTGCCAAATGCAAGCTGTGTTTGATCTCTAACTTATCTGCAGTGGGCTTTAATTGTTGTGCAAGAGAAGATAAACCTAAAAAAGCAAAACAAATACAAGCAAGTTTTTTCATGGGTGTAGTACTTTCAATTTGAAACGAATTATACTATAAAAATACAAGATTGAAGTGATTAAATGCGTTTTTTAGGGATTTGTTTTTTTCTTTGCTAAAAGAATCTTAGTTTTAGAAATAGAAAAGATGATTTAGTTCGAAAAATAGCGTAAAGTGCTAAAAATGTCTTAATAAAAGAATCAACTCATCATTTAAACAATACATTTGAAAAGATAAAAAAGAAATGATATGAAAAAAATAATGTTATTATGCGCAGTAGTTCTAGGAGGTTTATTTACAATAAGCTGTGAAGGACCTCGTGGACCTCAAGGCACTCCTGGACCTGAAGGACCTCAGGGAGAATATGAATATCCTTATGTAGCAGAATACAGCTTGAGCTTTGATCGAAACTTAAATGTGGATATAGCGTCTCAAGTTGTCAAAAATCCTTTTGAACTTCATATTGGCGATGTAGCTTTGATTTTTATAGAAGATGGCAAGACCAAGAATGGTAATCCGGTTTGGGTTCCATTACCAGCTCGTTATTTTGTGGGTGATGAGGCAAGTGGTAGAACAGAAGAGTTAGAATATTTTTATAATTTTAGTGCAGATGATTTCGAAATTATTGCACGCGGTAGTACAATGTTGGATTTCTTTGCCAATGCAAGAGGAGAGAATGGACCAATTAATCATTTGAGAAATCGTATTTTTCGCGTAGTATTTGTACCAGCTTTAGATCCAGTAAATAGAAATGCTACTCAAGCAACAAGTACAGATGCAACGCCATTAAGCTATGACGAAGCTGTAGTAAAATACAATTTACAAAAAGTAGAAGTACACAAAAAGTACTAATTCCCTTTTTCTAAATAATTAAAGAAGAAAGAGACGAGTAGATCGTTGTAAACTAGCATATAAAAAGCTCCGAAATAATTTTCGGAGCTTTTTTTTGTTTTACAAGGTAATAGAGGAGGTGGATTTAAGGGGTAAGGTGTTTAATTTTGCATTAGGTATGATTTTTTTAGGGGGTATGTGTGTTGTTTTTCTATTTTTTATTATTTTTGCATAGTAAAAATAGGGGGTATCCCTTTAAAAAGTGTAATTATGTCAACATTTCGTTTTCGAGCAATTGAAAAAGCAGCCTCAAGAAGTGCTGTGAAGGTAGAAGAACTGGGTAGAAAATCATTAATATTTGGCGATCATGTCTTTAATGACAAATCGATGCGCCAATTTTTGACACCCGAAGCTTATCAGGCGGTAAAGAATGCACAATTGGGCATTAAAATTGACCGTCGATTAGCGGATTACATCGCATTAGGGATGAAAGAATGGGCACTTTCAAAAGGAGTGACACATTATACACACTGGTTCCAACCGTTAACAGGAACAACAGCAGAGAAGCACGATGCTTTTTTTGAAACACAATTTGATGGTGATCCTGTAGAACAATTTAACGGAAGTCAATTGGTGCAACAAGAGCCCGATGCTTCGAGTTTTCCAAATGGAGGGATTCGAAATACATTCGAAGCCAGAGGATATACAGCATGGGATCCTACATCACCAGCGTTTATCTTTGGATCGACTTTGTGTATTCCAACCGTATTTATTTCCTATACAGGAGAAGCCTTAGACAATAAAACGCCACTGTTAAAAGCCATCAACGCCATTGATGATGCCGCAACAGAAGTAGCGCGTTATTTTGACAAAAACGTAAAAAAAGTAACCCCAACTTTGGGTTGGGAACAAGAATATTTCCTTGTGGATGCTGCTTTAGCTGCATCAAGACCTGATATCTTGACAACAGGTAGAACCTTATTAGGACATACAGCGGCTAAAGGACAACAATTGGATGACCATTATTTCGGTTCTATTCCTACACGTGTATTAAACTATATGCACGATTTAGAAAATCACTGTATCTTATTGGGTATTCCCGTAAAAACAAGACACAATGAGGTGGCACCAAATCAATTTGAGTTAGCGCCTATTTTTGAAGAAATCAACTTAGCGGTGGATCACAACTCCTTGTTGATGGATGTGATGAAGAAAGTGGCTGAGAAACATCATTTCAAAGTGTTATTCCACGAAAAACCTTTCAAAGGAGTAAATGGATCAGGAAAACACAACAACTGGTCTTTGGCAACTGATACAGGAGTTAATTTATTAAGCCCGAGTAAAACACCAAAGAGCAATCTACAGTTCTTGACCTTCTTTATCAATACCATTAAAGCGGTAAATGACAACGAAGAGTTGTTGCGTTCAGCGATTGCATCAGCAAGTAATGACCACCGTTTAGGGGCAAATGAAGCACCTCCAGCGATTGTATCTGTATTTATCGGTCAACAATTGACGAAAGTGTTAGAAGAGTTGAAAGAAGTAACAGATGGTAAATTATCGCCTGAAGAGAAAACAGATTTGAAGTTAAATGTCGTAGGAAAAATTCCAGACGTCTTGTTAGATAATACGGATCGTAACCGAACATCTCCTTTTGCATTTACAGGAAACAAATGGGAGTTTAGAGCCGTTGGATCAACAGCGAACTGTGCAGGGCCTATGACGGTTTTAAATACGATTGTCGCTAAACAATTAAAAGAATTCAAAATTGAAGTAGATCGCTTAGTAGAACAAGATGGTTTGAAAAAAGACGAAGCAATCTTCAATGTTTTACGTGAATACATCAAACAAAGTGAGCGTATTTTGTTTGAAGGAGATGGATATAGCAAAGAGTGGGAGGAAGAAGCGGCACGACGCGGATTGAGTAACCACAAAACAACGCCTGAAGCCTTAAAAGCAAAAGTATATCCTGAATCTATTGCTGTATTTGAAGAAATGCAAGTCATGACGAAGGTTGAGGTAGAAGCACGTTACGAAATCGAGTTAGAAGAGTACGTGAAACGCATCCAAATTGAAGGACGCGTGTTAGGTGATATCGCGAAAAATCACGTGATTCCAACCGCAATTAAGTACCAAAACTTGGTGATTGAAAACGTAAAAGGATTGAAAGAAATTTTTGGTGAGGAAGAATATAAAGAGTACGCAGAAGAACAATTGCGCATTTTAAAGAAAATATCCTTCCACATTGC contains the following coding sequences:
- a CDS encoding glutamine synthetase III family protein; protein product: MSTFRFRAIEKAASRSAVKVEELGRKSLIFGDHVFNDKSMRQFLTPEAYQAVKNAQLGIKIDRRLADYIALGMKEWALSKGVTHYTHWFQPLTGTTAEKHDAFFETQFDGDPVEQFNGSQLVQQEPDASSFPNGGIRNTFEARGYTAWDPTSPAFIFGSTLCIPTVFISYTGEALDNKTPLLKAINAIDDAATEVARYFDKNVKKVTPTLGWEQEYFLVDAALAASRPDILTTGRTLLGHTAAKGQQLDDHYFGSIPTRVLNYMHDLENHCILLGIPVKTRHNEVAPNQFELAPIFEEINLAVDHNSLLMDVMKKVAEKHHFKVLFHEKPFKGVNGSGKHNNWSLATDTGVNLLSPSKTPKSNLQFLTFFINTIKAVNDNEELLRSAIASASNDHRLGANEAPPAIVSVFIGQQLTKVLEELKEVTDGKLSPEEKTDLKLNVVGKIPDVLLDNTDRNRTSPFAFTGNKWEFRAVGSTANCAGPMTVLNTIVAKQLKEFKIEVDRLVEQDGLKKDEAIFNVLREYIKQSERILFEGDGYSKEWEEEAARRGLSNHKTTPEALKAKVYPESIAVFEEMQVMTKVEVEARYEIELEEYVKRIQIEGRVLGDIAKNHVIPTAIKYQNLVIENVKGLKEIFGEEEYKEYAEEQLRILKKISFHIAQVNIKVAEMVDQRKIANAIEDVEEQAKMYCHIVKPYFDIIRYHSDKLEMMVDNELWTLTKYRELLFTN